The genomic interval ACAAATAGGCTGTAATGCATTGGGCCTTGCATGTGAATTCTGAATCCTTGGCGGGCAAAAAAAGAATTAACTGAAAGTTCAATTGTTTTTGGGCTAGTCCCAAATTTTTCAAACAGACTTAGGACAAAAACTGgattttaaatttgcataatgcaTAAATTTTTATGTTATGCATCGAATAACAAATACGCTGTTAAACACAAAACTGAACTCATATTTCCAGTCCTTGAACTTTGccggattttaggctcaacgCAAATAAATTCCATAAATTTgtattcacaaaaaaaaaaacaggtaTCCTAAGTACTTCGCAGTTTGATTTGTGATGTGCAAATCAGTATGCAAATAGTGCAAAGTCATCTTGCTCCTGTCTCGACCAGATAGAAAAGTCAAATATTACCCTCGATTTATACTCGTTAATATGCAAAGTGAAAAGAGTATATTGGCCTGTGTTACCGTTCGTCCGTCTTTCTGTATGAAAGACCACGAGGAGGGGAGGAAGGGAAAAATTGTATAACAAATGGTTCAGAGTTCTCTAAAGATCGAGACtagaatatttatgtatatagcCTGTCTAAAACTTTTGTTGGACTGTGACTAGAGTATTAAGCAGTCGGTTGCACCTGACTGCAAGATTTTGTGCCTTTGgtgctttactttatttgttgttgttatcgtaACGCAAAATGAATGAATTGTAATCGCTTAATTTGGGATGCGTTCAGTAAAGCGTGTCAcgcaaaagagaaaaaaaatgtgcaaataaaaaaccagATTCTCAAAGCTGAGATTTGACAATTGGCCAGAACCCAAAAATTCGCAGTGGGCAATCGTTTCGGgtaaaaaaccttttttgaatGGAATGTTTTTGCTGCCTGTTTATTTAATAGATTTATGACAATTAAAATATCCAATCGCTTTTGTGTATCTAGTGCGTATTGTCAAATCATCTGACGTTAATACGAAATGCAAGTGTCTGTCTAAAATCTTTCATTGTCACTGTTTGTGAATTATGAGTGTAGAGTGTGGGGCCTTGAAGATAAATCTTTATTATGCACATCAgggaatatttttcaattaagtgaatcttttaattacatttacataACTTGTTTGATCTCAGGATTAAGCTTAAGCTCTGGGAAGTTGATAGAAATTGGGTAAAAATTACGTGATAATAGCTGTGCTTGACTCGAAAGATTATATAtgttattgaaaaaaataaaacattcaaGTGTTCTCTTAATTTAATACATCACTTTTTTAACATTAGAATTTATCAAAAGTCTTCAAATATATGATGTAATACTTAGTTaagaaaatttagtttttaaggCTGTTTAAAGAGCTTTGTAACggaatctatatctatatctatatctatatctatatctatatctatatctatatctatatctatatctatatctatatctatatctatatctatatctatatctatatctatatctatatctatatctatatctatatatctatatctatatctatatctatatctatatctatatctatatctatatctatatctatatctatatctatatctatatctatatctatatctatatctatatctatatctatatctatatctatatctatatctatatctatatctatatctatatctatatctatatctatatctatatctatatctatatctatatctatatctatatctatatctatatctatatctatatctatatctatatctatatctatatctatatctatatctatatctatatctatatctatatctatatctatatctatatctatatctatatctatatctatatctatatctatatctatatctatatctatatctatatctatatctatatctatatctatatctatatctatatctatatctatatctatatctatatctatatctatatctatatctatatctatatctatatctatatctatatctatatctatatctatatctatatctatatctatatctatatctatatctatatctatatctatatctatatctatatctatatctatatctatatctatatctatatctatatctatatctatatctatatctatatctatatctatatctatatctatatctatatctatatctatatctatatctatatctatatctatatctatatctatatctatatctatatctatatctatatctatatctatatctatatctatatctatatctatatctatatctatatctatatctatatctatatctatatctatatctatatctatatctatatctatatctatatctatatctatatctatatctatatctatatctatatctatatctatatctaaatatatctatatctatatctatatctatatctatatctatatctatatctatatctatatctatatctatatctatatctatagctatatcttatatctatatctatatctatatctatatctatatctatatctatatctatatctatatctatatctatatctatatctatatctatatctatatctatatctatatctatatctatatctatatctatatctatatctatatctatatctatatctatatctatatctatatctatactctatatctatatctatatctatatctatatctatatctatatctatatctatatctatatctatatctatatctatatctatatctatatctatatctatatctatatctatatctatatctatatctatatctatatctatatctatatctatatctatatctatatctatatctatatctatatctatatctatatctatatctatatctatatctatatctatatctatatctatatctatatctatatctatatatatatatatatatatatctatatctatctatatctatatctatatctatatctatatctatatctatatctatatctatatctatatctatatctaatatctatatctatatctatatctgatctatatctatatctatactatatctatatcatatctatatctatatctatatctatatctatatctatatctatatctatatctatatctatatctatatatctatatctatatctatatctatatctttagctgtctttttatatatatagctctTGGTATATTTCTAAGTATgccaatatatttttctatttctatatcaaatttattttatagccAATATATTCTATATGTATGCAATATTAACACATTCCTAAGACTATAGATTTGAATGATATGCATGATGTACATAGTCATAAAAATTGTGCTCAAGTTCGTATTCAATTCTTTAATTCCCATCAGGCTTCAAtgattgaaaacaaaattgtttaatttaatttgaattccaTAAAttagatttgcatttaaacTGAATTTATTTTGCGTTGTATCACAGATACTTGCACATGATATAAGCAACTGTCAGGCATTAAAAAAACTGTCGTAAATCTAAACGTTCCCAATTGTAATTAGAATCATTTGATGGATAACAATTTAATGCGACGAAATCGCCCGCCAATCGTTGCGTGCGGGCGAGTATATTTTATTCtctaacaacaaaaaaactataaaaaatcCCATTACAGTAGCAATAATAATACCCAATGTACTGTAGCATGTAGTAAAAGATTACTTACTGTTCATCTCAAAGCATTGAACCGCCGCCAGGAGCACGCCCCAGCTTACAATAAGCCTTAGCGGACACATGTTGATGCCTTACAATAGCACAGTGCACTctaaataacaataacgaCACCTACTTAATTGTTTTCGCTgcacttttaaatatttatttcttgtttttgtttttttgttttgtgataAACTCTTTAGACTTGCGACACCCGACAAAAAAAGTCTCTCGCCGCTGGGCAACTTAAATTTCATCAACGAAAACCTGAGCATTCAACAAAAGCCGCTTCAATGCCAACTGTTAGGAAATTGCGCTGCGCTTCCGATAGCTGTTCACGATGCGCTTTTCCACAGTGCGAGGGAAATGCTGTTTAAACCAGCCCGTAACCGAACTGAACCATGCGCGGCAACGTGCGAGCCGAGAATGAAAATACGAAATTgataaattcaaatgaaagGTGCGTGTGCGCCGTGATGTTTGGGATCGATTTGTTGAGCCCGGTTTGCCGCTGGGCAGCCAACCAGTTGGCCAGTTCAGCTAGCCAGCATCATCGTCTGTAATACACAAATTTATTAACGTTTCAAAACTCTTCCGTTAAATTGCATTGGAACATGTTCGATGCGCCCACATTCAACTGAATTATAGAGTATGAGTTTGTCGTTAACTCGATGAAACGAGTTTGATCCCTTTACCATAGCTGACCAATCAATTGGCCGTATATGGAGCGTGGCAGCTGGTTTCATCAAATGTTCTATtaccaaataataaaaagttgCCAAAAAATTAGCATATATTTTTACAGACCAAAATACATATAGAAATTTACAAATAAGTGTAAAGAGTCGAAACAGGTTGTGTTTCAGCTGTTTTTATATGGGcttaatgttaaatattagTCAGAACAACTGAAATTTTATAATCACTATGCAGAATATCGGCTAaagcataacaaaaaaaaatcaaaatatggcACATGGCGTTTTGCTacaatcataattaaaacaaacaagaagCAGAAGAGCCTCCAAGGCTAGAAATGAAATAggcaaaacgaaagactgagGCAGCGAACTTCTGTTCTGTACACCAAACGAATGACTTGGGCAACGAACTTCTTCTCTCACCCAAAACGAAAGATTTAGGCAACGAACTATCTTCATTtatcccttttttttttgtttcaactCTTTGCAGCCAGTTGCTCGGCTTGATTAGCCTTTCGCAGGCACGTGCCCGCCTGGATCTGTCCAGCGTTGTGACGCCGCTGCACGTGCGCGATGTGATTGCTGTGTTGACGGAGAGTATGGCGCAGACACGTCTTGCCACCGCTGAAGCAGCTGCCCCAAGTAGTTCCGGCAAAAGTTCACAGCTTCAGAGTTTTGTGCACATGATGCAGTTGCGCTCGGCTGCGCTGGGTCGGCGGATCTTTGAGTTCGAGGAGCTGAAAGATATGGGCACGCGTGCGGGCATCATGACGGGCATCGCAAAGTTGGTGGAGATTGCCAACATAGGCGGCTATTTGCTTAAGAAGGGCGCAAACATGTACGAAGTGGTGCCCGACTAAGCAAATGtctatgtaaatattgtaacaatgttgttgttaaacTAATACATTAAGTTGGTTTTAAGTTTCGCGAAGTCAAGAATCATGTTTAGCCAAGTTccttatttaatttcaatcagtttaaatatttactaaaTGTTCACTTAAACAACAACcaattttgttcaattttgcaCTTGATTCATTATCCAAgtgctttaaataaattcaggCAACATTATAGCCGCAAATATCTAATCATTTTATTCGTTAGTCGTATATTGTTgataacgttttgctttattttgccTTCTAAGAGACAAACAACTTTTGAGATGTTAATCAAAACTTTTGTATAATTAAAAGAAGAATCACAAATCATCAGATGCGAACTGCAAATCATACGCTTGAAATCCCCAATTGGTGTGGGCAATGTTAGCGCCATCTTGCGACATGTAGTGAAACTAAATAATAGTGTATAAACTTTAAATTGCATACTTTCGCGCTGCATTTGAAGCAAAAAATGCTTAGCCAAACTTGAACAAAATAGAATCCTGACACATTTTTAAAGGACATGGTGCGTTGCTTTTAAATGATTTGGGTTCCAAGCAAAAAAAATCCTGAATAACTCGTTGACTAACTGAAACATTTGTCCCATAGCTAGTTGATAGATAGCTCGGGCCCATACGAGTTTGACACAGGACTTGAATGTTTCTTTCTCAACGGAACATTCTATTTAGAGCTCTATCTCAGCCAGGATTTGCAGGTTTGGGAAGAACATGGTGCGTTAGGTTCGCAAGGACCAGCACTAACGATATGGATTCAAGTTTATtggggtcatctaagaatccAGGCTGTGTACAATTTTAAGTCGCGGACCTCAAGAAAAGAggctaaaaatacaaaatccaCAATTTGTCAGAAACTATATTGGCAGTTTGGATGTCGTTTGGCCAGTTGATAGCCCTGGCCAGTATTAATTATTTGACACATAATTTATCAGGATCCGTAAGGATGCGGCCCTATTGAAAGAAGTAGCCAATCCTTAAAGgcttttcttccttttttattgtttattgaaaattggtAGGATAAGGTCTGTTTGCTGCCCAAAGGATATCAGGATTGTCCGTGAAATGACCAAGTTATGCCCGATATTGTGATAAgtagaaattgaaattttatccTAGTAGATCTTTATAGTACGTGTTCCTTAAGGATTCCAAGTACTCCACTATAGATATAACGTCTCAGGATTAGatataaaattaatgttgAATGGTTAACTACCTGCTTAACCTGATTACATTTGGTTTCAATTAATACTTTATTCTTTTTGAATTCATAAAATTACATTGAATTTGTCACGCTaatatttccatatatattatcaaatataaatacatatatgtttaaaatCCAACTCATAAAATGTCTGTTCTTGCTTAGCTTTCGTCTTTTTTCATTCAGTGTATTATCCTATGTAGTTTCATAATATATTTGCTTggtttgaatgcattttgttttcggtACATGTGAGGCTTTacaattgtaaatattttgtttagttaGTAACTAtgtaatattttgtatgtattttatatcAAAGATTCGTTTACGTTTATAAAGTACAGCACTACAGGTAATGTTGCTTAGCCTAAATGGGTTAGTTTCGGTTTTATATTAGAGCTATCGTTTACCGTGCCTTTTAGAACTAtatacaagaaaaataaaaaaaaattagagcGAACATAATTATAGGGTATTAGGTATTTAATGTACTTCAATATTTGGCTTAActctttttcctttttgttctGCTATCCATCCGTCCGTTAGTCAAGTGTCTTTCTTTAATTGAGATATTTGCTAAATAAGCattgattaatttttgtttttcttcctttttttcttcGTTTTGCGTATATTTTAAGCTAATCAGTCTAAATAAATAGAAGGCAACAAAAATTCAACATTTGTGGCTAAAACTGAACAAATTTTCACTAATACGCGGTCTAAATATTTTCagctaaatatttatatgctatAAGTATTATCTTTAAGCTCTACTAATTGTAACCAAGGCCAATCTGGCAAgctacaaaagaaaaaaaatgtttaaatcaatttcaaattaGAATAAATGTAGATATTGTCTGTTGGCCttaagttagataaattatgtatataagaatttgcatattagatccaccaaaattggaTTTTATCTAGTCAGAGGTTATGTCCAAGGAGCTTACAAACCAAAAGTTATGTATAATTATCTAGAAAAAATATTAGAATAGTTTGAGACATAATCTGTTGGTTTTAGCTTAACAAACTTTGCAAAATAAACAGAAGATTTAACTTTATCTAGTTTATAGAACTTAAGAATTTGTAGGAGTTAACTAAGATTATATTAGGATTATTGCACAAATTGTGGACCGCACAGTTAGAGTTATAGATTTTTATAGAGCTCGGATATGACAGTTGCTTAAACGGAATGCTGACGGGCAGTAAAATGATCTATTGCATATACATTCACATAGATAAATTTGGTATATGATAACAATGCTCTGGGCTTTGTACTTTGAAATGTGTGAGACGCGAAAGAGAGTGTACGATCTGTTAATAAAGCTAAATAACATGCACTTGTCCGTACGTAAAagctaaatatataagaaCTTAAATCAACcatcaaataaatacaataaatattttgtcgTTTGTTACACATGAGATACAACGCAAGCATAGGAGCTACACTAACTGCCACTGCTGTCCAGTAGCCTCGCGGGGCTTACAGTTCCCCACGAAAGGTAAGATTAAAGGTTCGCAGCTCCATGGGCTCCAGCGTGATCTGTGCCAGCGAGCGCATGGTCTGCGGCTGCATATGCTTGGGCAAGCCCGTCAGGCTGGTCGCCTCGATGCTCAGCAGACGCAGATCGCCAAAGCGCACGTCGCCCAGACCGTTGCCGGTCAGCGGGCACAGACTGCTCATGTCCAGATGCTGTGAGCTGATACTGCAATCGTAGCCCTGACGATGCAACACCATTAGCGCCGAGGCGGACGgaaacagctgcagctgtgacTCGGAGAGCGTGCGCAACGTGGTCAGATGCACATCGCAGGGCAGCGCGCCATGTGGAAGCAGGCGCACCAGCGGCTGTAGCGCCGCTTGCGGCTGctcaaaattgctcaaaaagtAGATGTTCGGTGGGTAGCGCAGTCCATTGGATAATTGTTGAGCCTGCAAGCTGAGTACCTTGTAGCTGGGCGGTTTATCCACATTCTGAGTTAGCGGCACGTCCTCTACCAGCAGCCAAAACTTGTGACGCGTCAGGCGACTGTCGACAACGCCCTCGCCCATGCCGCGATAATCGTCATAGAGTGTGCGACGGTCCAACATGACCTCCAGCTGGCCAGGCTCATAGCTGGCGGCGCCTTGAGCGTGCGTGGTGAGCAGTGTCAGCCGCAGGCGAGCATCCTGCAAAAATGCGGCCGAGGTAATGGGAAAATAGTTGCCCTCAATTCCAATCGCAGGCACCTTGATGCGCCTGTTGAGAGAGCACAGATTTAGATCTATATAATCGTTGATATACCAGCACTTACTGATGAAATTGGAAACCATTTTGATCGCTGTAGAAAACGGGCAATTCGGGCATGCTTGTCTCGGTGGGCTCCTTGAGCGGATCACGCTGCAGTGGCGCCGGCGCAATGTTGTCAATGTTCGTGATCAGGCGCATGAACAGCTCCGTTTCACGATTCTTTGGCGGCGGCTCAAAGTCAATGTCGTTCTCTATATAAATAGCCGCATCCAGATGGGTGCGCGTGTTGAAAATGCGCACAGTATGTGCCAGGAAGGGTCCATAGATGACCGTCACATCGCTGGCAATGGGTCCCGAGGTGATTATGATGCGCACATCGTCATACTGTTCCAGCACATCCCTCTCGGCCTCGCTCTGCTCGGGATCTGTCTTAAAGAGATACGCGCCCGAATGGAACTGGGCGCTCCGATAGGCGGAAAATTTAACAGCGCATTGCatcggctgcagcagctgctgctgcttgttctTTCTGGTGATGGTCTTGAGGAAGCCGCTCTTCTCATCGAACAGCAAACGCATGTGGGCATTCTCCAGCTGGATGTCACCTGGCGGTGTTCAAACGAATGTCTCAATTAATAAATCGATTGAAAACTgacttatattatttatatgtgatatatagttaaatatttaacaagaGTTACGAGGTGTACACACTCTGTTTGCAAAGATTGCAAGAGTTTATTGGATGGAAGTGTAATATCATTAAATTTTGGGTCAATTCCAGATGGATACGTAGAATACTTATGAGCTTTTTTACAGCTCAAGCCAAATATATTCTCTGCCGCCTTTATACTACACTCTCGAGATGGGTTTGGGAGGTAGGTTAAGGTCGACTTGTATTAACGCTTCATTAGTACTGTGATTAGTATTATTGTGTATCTATTTACTGTATATGCTTACCCGCTGGCTTGGCCTTCGCTTCAAACTCCACAACATTGACGTTGCGCGGCGTGGCACTGCCTGTTGCCGTCTGAGGCTGAGGCTCGACGACGGCCGCCTTCTCCGTGCAGTCGTCGCAGTAGATGGTAGCGATGTTGCGCTTGTAGTTGAACTCGTCCACTTGGACGCGATAGGTGCTCAATGATAGGGGTTCCAGTTCGGCCACGAACATGACCTCGAATTGGCGGATGGAGGTGCGTATGCGGCCGCTATTCgcctgcagccgctcattgAAACCCTGCTCATAGACGTTGGTGATATTCCAGACGGGATTGATCTGGATGTGCTTGAGCTCCACGCCGTGGTCGTTGTAGATGCGCACATTGGGCTGCTGGACGCGCAACGTGACAATTTCAATGCGCCGCTGGGTGAGCGCATTGAAGATCACAAAGCTGGCCTCGGCATTCTTGGCCAACGGCACAGATGTCTCTTCCTCGTCGACTGCGTTGGTGTCGCTGGCCTCGTCGCTGCTAGAAGAAGCGCTCGGATTGGTCAGCTGTATGGGCATTTTGCGTGGCAATTTGCTAAAATTATCCCGCTCGAATTCACTGAGCAGAAAGCCGTGCTGATGTGAGCTGGAGttctgcaacagcagctccacACACGCCTCCTGCATCTTGACCATGTTCTGGGTGCTGTCGAACAGGCGCATGGCATAATCACGCATCACCGCTCCCTTGGAGGTGCCCGTAATGGCATCGTGATGCTGGAACAGGCCCAGATTGCGCCGGGCGTGTATTATCTGCTCGTAGTTCTTCTCATAGATCTTGATGGCATCCTCGTGATGCGCTTGGCGTGCCGTATTGTAGGCAATGGTAAAGAGTATCTCGGCGGCACGCAAATTATGCTCCAGCTCGGTGCTTAGCAGCTTGTAGAAGGGCCGTGTCGTAAAGTAGCCTGACCAATAGGCGGGCCTACCCTCCGAGAAGATGTCCGAGTAGACAAAGAAATCGCCCTTGAAGCTGGGAAACGCCTTGTTGTCGCCCATGCGCTGACGTATGGCCGCAAAATAGTCGCTGGGCGTGCCAAATTTAATGTCCACATTGTACAGACGCTTGTTGGCCATAATGTGGCTGATGAGCTTCTTGTAGTTGCTGTACTGTTGGTCCACCTCGCGCTCCCTGTTGTAACGGAAATCATCGCCGACAGGAATGAGGGCCACATTGTGCGGAAATAGGGAGGCGGTGCGTGCATAttgctccagcagcagctgggccTTCTCCTCCACATTCTCATCGGTTATATATTGGGCCTTTAGAGAGTATTCCGTGTATTCGCCGGGTATTTTGCGAAAGTCAAAGTTCAGGCAGATGGAGGGATGCGGGCCACAGGAGCCCTTGATGGAGTATATGTCAAAGGGCATATTGTGTGTCAGCAGCTTGCCCTGATCCTTGGCCGAGCGCCAGTAGGGAGTCCATATAAAATCGCCGCTTTGCTGGCGCGCGAACCACTCTTTCCATGCATAGTGGATGCGCTGTATAATCGCACCCTCGAATTGTGCGCCGGATAGCAGATATGGCACCGTGCTGCCATGCCCAAAGGGATCAATGGACCAGCCCACCTTGGGCGTGACATTCAAATTGTTCCTCAGCCACTGATGACCTTCGATGAGTTGATCCAGCATGGGATAAATGTGTACATTGGCCTCATCCGTCATCACCCAGCCGCCGGTGGTGATTTCTATGCGTCCAGAGTTTACCAGGCGCTTCAAAGCGCGTTGCTTGGTGGGATGTGCCTGATCCCACCAGAGCTGCAGGAAACTAATCTCCGACCAGATAAAGGTCATGTCCTTGTACTCCTGCATTTTGGTCACCAGCAAATTGAGTATCTGCCGCGAGTCCGACTGGAAGTAGTTGAAGAAGGTCTTCAGCCAACCGGGATCATTATGCGAATGCGGCACCACTATGACCTTCAAAGGTGGCCGCTGTTTATCCTTCTTCTGCGCCTCGTAGCGCTCCTCAAAGCCGCGATCCCAGTACTCCTTGGAGCGCATCCATTCGGGCTGTGGATGGAGATAAGAATTATGGGCTTGTCTTACATATAATAGAggagatatatatgtattttggaCATCATGTCTCTAGCTTATTACATAGTTGGAAAGGCGGTTGTACATGATTAGGTCGACTGATAAATACTCTGGCAATGCCTTCTTCTGGCTGTTATAGCTCTTTTGTCTATTGACAGGGGCTTCAGGGCATTAGTACTTGACCCGGATGAAGCCGGGTATTAGCCGCATTAGTATAAGGGCAATCTGTGCGTACATACCTGAAAATCAAACCTGCTGTGCTCCTCTGACGCTgttatgtttgttttgctttggaGCAGCACGTAACACTTGTCGCCCCAGTGCACATTCCGCACCGTCTCAGCGTCTGCATTCGAGTCCAGATTCTCGTGTTGCTGCGTGCTGGGATaatgcttttgctgctgtggcaactgttgctgctggtgttgcggctgctgcttctgctgcaaCTGATGGGCGGCACTTTTGCCAGCGTCCACATTGAAGCTGTTGAGAGACGACTCGTGGGCACGATTCACGCTCACAGCCAGACCCAGTGCATTGGTATCCGTGCTGTGCGCCTGATTGGGCTGGCCAATTGAAATGTAGTACAGGCACAGCAAAATGGTCACAAATGCCGACAGGAGGCCAATGCAGCGCGCCGAGCCGCGTCGGAAGAGCTTAAAGGACATGTTGCGCGCGGGCCTCTACGGCGGATTAGGCCAGCTTTCCTCGTTGCTCCTTTGTTGCGCTGCTTTTGTATGTCGCGATGGACGTCTTTGAAAACTGCTCCTTTGTGCCTGTATCTGCAACGGCTAAAAAAAGaatatcattatcatcatcgcAATGGAAGCCAAAGGATTTAAGTG from Drosophila virilis strain 15010-1051.87 chromosome 2, Dvir_AGI_RSII-ME, whole genome shotgun sequence carries:
- the LOC6633139 gene encoding alpha-mannosidase 2 codes for the protein MSFKLFRRGSARCIGLLSAFVTILLCLYYISIGQPNQAHSTDTNALGLAVSVNRAHESSLNSFNVDAGKSAAHQLQQKQQPQHQQQQLPQQQKHYPSTQQHENLDSNADAETVRNVHWGDKCYVLLQSKTNITASEEHSRFDFQPEWMRSKEYWDRGFEERYEAQKKDKQRPPLKVIVVPHSHNDPGWLKTFFNYFQSDSRQILNLLVTKMQEYKDMTFIWSEISFLQLWWDQAHPTKQRALKRLVNSGRIEITTGGWVMTDEANVHIYPMLDQLIEGHQWLRNNLNVTPKVGWSIDPFGHGSTVPYLLSGAQFEGAIIQRIHYAWKEWFARQQSGDFIWTPYWRSAKDQGKLLTHNMPFDIYSIKGSCGPHPSICLNFDFRKIPGEYTEYSLKAQYITDENVEEKAQLLLEQYARTASLFPHNVALIPVGDDFRYNREREVDQQYSNYKKLISHIMANKRLYNVDIKFGTPSDYFAAIRQRMGDNKAFPSFKGDFFVYSDIFSEGRPAYWSGYFTTRPFYKLLSTELEHNLRAAEILFTIAYNTARQAHHEDAIKIYEKNYEQIIHARRNLGLFQHHDAITGTSKGAVMRDYAMRLFDSTQNMVKMQEACVELLLQNSSSHQHGFLLSEFERDNFSKLPRKMPIQLTNPSASSSSDEASDTNAVDEEETSVPLAKNAEASFVIFNALTQRRIEIVTLRVQQPNVRIYNDHGVELKHIQINPVWNITNVYEQGFNERLQANSGRIRTSIRQFEVMFVAELEPLSLSTYRVQVDEFNYKRNIATIYCDDCTEKAAVVEPQPQTATGSATPRNVNVVEFEAKAKPAGDIQLENAHMRLLFDEKSGFLKTITRKNKQQQLLQPMQCAVKFSAYRSAQFHSGAYLFKTDPEQSEAERDVLEQYDDVRIIITSGPIASDVTVIYGPFLAHTVRIFNTRTHLDAAIYIENDIDFEPPPKNRETELFMRLITNIDNIAPAPLQRDPLKEPTETSMPELPVFYSDQNGFQFHQRIKVPAIGIEGNYFPITSAAFLQDARLRLTLLTTHAQGAASYEPGQLEVMLDRRTLYDDYRGMGEGVVDSRLTRHKFWLLVEDVPLTQNVDKPPSYKVLSLQAQQLSNGLRYPPNIYFLSNFEQPQAALQPLVRLLPHGALPCDVHLTTLRTLSESQLQLFPSASALMVLHRQGYDCSISSQHLDMSSLCPLTGNGLGDVRFGDLRLLSIEATSLTGLPKHMQPQTMRSLAQITLEPMELRTFNLTFRGEL